Proteins from one Corynebacterium epidermidicanis genomic window:
- a CDS encoding phosphotransferase, which yields MYDDIANARFFRAKSSGISSFSEVKRAGNWVIADIDGDLYQLVLDGERDILTTEATTAEMATAFSQGNAFGAGHMHALVDDLLPPHPTPKVSGAEQSNTSIIFGEVMVKFFRKLEPGINPDVELLAGLARVNCSYAPRLRGYTTVDVDGVEYVTAMLQDFVADAREGWELTLARAQAGAELTGEATLMGEAVAAVHRDLKAAFGSEMVSNESIVAGLAQRVDTLVAQAPVLSDYAEAAQKLYARAAEGNTEVQRIHGDLHLGQILRTTDRYLLIDFEGEPARPLAERRELMSPLQDIAGMLRSFDYASQVAGTKVDLSEPFLTSAGISAKDPLLAAFVLDKALYEVAYEANNRPDWVPIPLGAVERLTQPFMA from the coding sequence ATGTATGACGACATCGCAAACGCCCGGTTCTTCCGGGCCAAATCCAGCGGCATCAGTAGCTTCAGCGAGGTAAAACGTGCGGGCAACTGGGTTATTGCCGACATCGACGGGGACCTCTACCAACTCGTCCTCGACGGGGAGCGCGACATCCTCACCACCGAAGCAACAACTGCGGAGATGGCCACGGCATTCTCCCAGGGCAACGCCTTCGGCGCCGGTCACATGCACGCGCTTGTCGACGACCTCCTCCCACCCCACCCCACGCCAAAGGTATCGGGTGCAGAGCAATCAAATACCTCCATCATCTTCGGTGAAGTAATGGTGAAATTCTTCCGAAAGCTGGAACCTGGGATTAACCCCGATGTCGAATTACTTGCTGGTCTAGCCCGAGTGAACTGTAGCTACGCCCCAAGGCTGCGTGGCTACACCACCGTCGATGTGGACGGTGTCGAATATGTCACCGCGATGCTCCAAGATTTCGTGGCCGATGCCCGGGAAGGTTGGGAGCTCACGCTCGCCCGCGCGCAAGCCGGAGCAGAACTTACGGGAGAAGCCACCCTGATGGGTGAAGCGGTAGCGGCGGTGCATCGAGATTTGAAAGCCGCTTTTGGGTCCGAGATGGTTTCAAATGAATCGATAGTCGCCGGCCTAGCGCAGCGGGTGGATACGCTGGTGGCGCAGGCGCCTGTCCTATCCGATTATGCTGAGGCGGCCCAAAAACTCTATGCGCGGGCAGCAGAAGGAAATACCGAGGTCCAACGTATCCATGGCGACCTCCACCTGGGACAGATCTTGCGAACCACAGACCGCTACCTACTCATTGACTTCGAAGGTGAACCAGCCCGCCCACTCGCGGAGCGACGCGAACTGATGTCCCCGCTGCAGGATATCGCTGGCATGCTGCGGTCTTTCGACTATGCGAGCCAGGTTGCCGGGACGAAAGTGGACCTCAGCGAGCCATTCCTCACCTCGGCCGGAATCTCTGCGAAAGATCCGCTGCTCGCAGCCTTCGTCCTGGACAAGGCACTGTACGAAGTGGCCTACGAAGCAAACAATCGCCCCGATTGGGTCCCTATTCCGCTAGGAGCAGTGGAGCGCCTGACGCAGCCGTTCATGGCTTAG